A stretch of Mycobacteriales bacterium DNA encodes these proteins:
- a CDS encoding exo-alpha-sialidase, whose amino-acid sequence MLVGTRKGAFVLMSDEGRRDWTVEGPHFGGWEVYHLKGSPLDPDRLWAAPSGGWFGQLIQRSQDGGRTWDTVGNEFAYDGVPGTHQWYDGTPHPWEFARVWHLEPSLFDGDTVYAGVEDAALFRTTDGGATWSELSGLRGHGTGSSWQPGAGGLCLHTILQHPTDPRRLFTAISAAGAFRTDDGGVSWLPINKGLRSGEIAEQDAEVGHCVHRMAMHPSRPDTLFMQKHWDVLRSDDAGDSWHEVSGDLPSDFGFPIEVHAHEPETVYVVPILSDSEHYPPDGRLRVYRSRTGGGEWEPLTTGLPQENCYVNVLRDAMAVDRLDLCGVYVGTTGGQVYCSPDSGDTWTAIVHDLPAVLSVEVQTLP is encoded by the coding sequence GTGCTGGTCGGAACGCGCAAGGGGGCCTTCGTGCTCATGAGCGACGAGGGCAGACGCGACTGGACGGTGGAGGGGCCGCACTTCGGCGGCTGGGAGGTCTACCACCTGAAGGGGTCGCCGCTGGATCCCGACCGCCTCTGGGCAGCGCCCTCCGGGGGCTGGTTCGGGCAGCTGATCCAGCGCTCGCAGGACGGTGGCCGCACCTGGGACACCGTCGGGAACGAGTTCGCCTACGACGGCGTGCCGGGGACACACCAGTGGTACGACGGGACGCCCCACCCGTGGGAGTTCGCGCGGGTCTGGCACCTCGAGCCATCGCTGTTCGACGGTGACACCGTCTACGCGGGAGTCGAGGACGCGGCACTGTTCAGGACCACCGACGGCGGCGCGACCTGGTCCGAGCTGAGCGGGCTCCGCGGGCACGGCACCGGGTCGTCCTGGCAGCCGGGCGCAGGCGGGCTCTGCCTGCACACGATCCTGCAGCACCCCACCGATCCGCGACGACTGTTCACGGCCATCAGCGCGGCCGGAGCCTTCCGCACCGACGACGGCGGCGTGTCCTGGCTGCCGATCAACAAGGGGCTGCGCTCCGGGGAGATCGCGGAGCAGGACGCCGAGGTCGGGCACTGCGTGCACCGGATGGCCATGCACCCGTCGCGGCCGGACACGCTGTTCATGCAGAAGCACTGGGACGTGCTGCGCAGCGACGACGCCGGGGACTCCTGGCACGAGGTGAGCGGCGACCTGCCCAGCGACTTCGGCTTCCCGATCGAGGTGCACGCGCACGAGCCGGAGACCGTCTATGTCGTGCCGATCCTGAGCGACAGCGAGCACTATCCGCCCGACGGCCGGCTACGGGTCTACCGCAGTCGTACCGGCGGCGGCGAGTGGGAGCCGCTGACGACGGGGCTGCCGCAGGAGAACTGCTACGTCAACGTGCTGCGTGACGCGATGGCGGTCGACCGGCTCGACCTGTGCGGCGTGTACGTCGGGACCACCGGCGGTCAGGTCTACTGCTC